The window TGGACATTGCTCAGTTCTCATATAATCTACAAAGGAGCGAGTCCATAGGGAAGAGTCCGTTCGAGATTGTGACTAGACGACAACCGTTTATACCAcattctctttcttcctcttactcagggAAGAGCCTAGAGCTTATTATATGataaaatcttgggaagaacaagcagatgtcattcgttcttacctcgacaaagctgcaaagaggatgaagaaataGGCAGATAAGAAAAGAAgacatgcaagctatcaagtgggggATAAGGTAATGATTAAACTTCTTCCACAATAATTTAAAACCTTTCACAAGGTTCATAAGGGTTTGATCTACAAATATGAAgggccatttgagatcattggGCGTGTTAGGGAGGTTTTATAAAGTACAACtccctccctctatgaagatccaTCCAGTCTTCTAAATGAatatgcttaaaccatatcatgaagaccaaaatgaaCCGAGCAGAGATGACTCGAATCGATCTCTACCTGTGGTAATTAAATCATTCGATAAAGAGATCGAGGATATCCTAACTAATCGGGTTTGCGACGAAGAGGAGTGTCACTaagtatccaatacttgatcaagtggaaaaGACTCTCAATAATAGAAGCTAGTTAGGAAGCTCGTGAAGATCTGTGGTAATTCCAATAACACTTAGAGCACTATCATGAACAGAACGCGACGAGGACGTCTACGCAATAGGTGGAGGAGAATGTCATGATAAATTTTAGAATGCTAGATTTAATggtgtttgtatagttttctagAGTGTTTGAAAATGTTCTAGATGGTTCCGGAATGTtttagaatgtcctagaaggtcctGTAATATCCTAGAAGGTCTAGTAATATCCTAGAAAGTTCTAGAAGACTCTAAAAGGTTATGGAATATTTTAGAAAAGTGTGAATGTATATAAAAGTATGATGCGTagtatagaataatttaaaaatatttaaaaaaatatggtaAAATAGATATTTGTAGTGAAGATTTTAAATGATCAATCTGGATCgttaattagatttaatcctaattaTCTATTTTCGGTATGACAACATAGTAACTAGAGTTTTTTTTCTGCAATTGTTTCCACAGAAACTTTAGAATGTCAGTACAATTTGGTTTAGAAAAATGTTACtgtgtatattatatatatggaaTTGAATATGGACTATTATGTTAATTACTTATTCGATAAACCCTTTGAATTAAATATACTATTTATTGCTCTAtcagatttttaaaataataaattatttataaagagAGAgtgtaaatactaaatagaagGATAGTCATTGTTACAGAAgacattggtttttttttttttttttttggtcaagtacACAAGACATTGGTTAGATAGATTATTTTCTAACTGTATTTGCATTTTGGGAGGAAACAAAGATGTCAAATTTTTTCAATCCGTGCTCCGAGTAGTAAAGGTGACGACATCTTTGGATGGGGGAGCAAAAGGGTCCATGTTTATGTTAAAGTGCTATTTGATgtatcaccaaaaaaaaaaaaaagtgctaTTTGATGTAAAAGATctacttctttttttcttctattttttggcCAAACAATTTTGACCATGATAATCAAAGGGCAAACTTAGCTACCAATATACTAATACAAATATTGAATGTGCACCTCTATAACAATCTATAATGAAAATCGCCTAGAGTAAGATTCttactaaattaataaatatgtACGTTGCACATGGTCTTTTTTTGTTGATCTTTATTCTTATAAAACGAattatcttcattcttcattcaAAATCACTATTCACTATAGTATAACCCATTCATAATTGGCACTTAGCTAGGTTTCTtgagtatttaattaaaaaaattatcaataataatatttttgctTTTATAGTTTGCAGGAATTAAATGATGTGGGGAACATGTATGTGGGAAAATGACAAAATGTTCTAGCCCCTTTTGCAGAATTAAAATAGTGCACTTGTGACTTAAGTTCTTATTTATGACCTTACCTGTGTTGTCTCCAATCCAGAGCCCCTTTTGTGTCTACAAAAAACTGCTACATATCAAAGATTCACAAATCACAATATGCTTAGTTTGTTACTGTTAAATATACACTTTCTAAGCCATCAAATTTCTTGAACAATACTACAGAAGCCGACAAAGGCAAATAGTTATACTCATTGCAAACACATTTGAAATGTTTTTGAGCAACCTATGACCATTGATAATTAATTCTTAACCACCAGCAGTGTTTCGATCTCTCTTTAAATTAGCAACACCTACTCATGTTTGTTGTTCAACACAGAGACAGATATACATATAGTTCCATGCCTTTCCCACATAAATAACTTCAGGTGCCATAATCTTGAAAACAAAGCAAGGAATTCGCAGTACTTGTCACCAAAGAGTGAAGACTGCAGCAAAGCTTCTTTGGAAAGCATggatcaaaatcaacaaaatgcCTTTGCATTCTTCATTGTCAAAATATTGTAACTCCAGATTTTTAAAATGTTGCCGTGGTAACATGTTGGAGTTAACTTATGCCCATTATCTTCCATCCATTTATTCTACTAAAGTAGAGCATAGCTTCTCATAAACTGGTTTACTCAAGTTAACAATCGAAGTTTTGCCTTTTGTATTTCTAGGACTTATGTTGGAAATGGATGATCAAGTAAACAAGGAATCTTAACAAACCTTTATCGCTCAAGAAGATAATGAGCCATGCCTTTGCTGTTTTTCCTCTTCTCCAATGTCGTCATCGTCGTTGCTGCTGCTTTCATCCTGCAAATTCGAATTAATAGAAGAACGACCACGACGTCCCATAGCAACAAGATCAAGAAGCCTTCTCCTTGCAACATATACAGGATTTGGTTCAATTAAACAACCTCGTTCATAAGCTTCCCTCAAGAAAACGGTATGCCGTTTCCCCTTTGTTGATAGATAGAAGATCCCGGGATGATCCAAGAACAGGTCCCTTATGTTGAAGTCAATCCCAAACCATTTTCTGAATTGGCTGATCTTTTCAACTTCTACCATCTTCTCCACAGTTAAACTTAGGAACTCGTGAACAATTGACACTGCTCGTTTCTCCATGGCCATCAATGCTGCCTTAGACTTCTTTTTCTCCCCCACGACCACCTCATAAGGCCCAACATATGGCAAAGTCTGCCATTCTTTCACCTTGGCCTTGAAATTCTTGCCTAGTTTCATCCCTGGAGGATACCCGTGCTTGAAACTGTACCGCAATTCTGTCCTTACATTGCAATCCTCCTTGCAGCACTCAACAACCCTCCAATCCTCAATGGCTGCTCTAAAACCATTTCGAGGAACACCTTCAACCAGCTTCAACAAATGAGTGTTAGGTTCATGAGCATCACACAGCTTGAAAACACTAGGATTTGCAGATATAACTGAGTCCTCGAAATTATCAGGCAGCCCAAGCTCCCTCCAGACCTTGAAAATCGCGCGAAGAGGAACCGTTTTGGACGCAGACATGGACAATATCCGAACCAATCGATCAACCACCATTGGCAAAGAAGCATTAATGGCCTTCTCTTCCTGCTTGGAAACATCAAGAGCAGCATCTGTGAGCCTGCAAAAAGGCTGCAACTTGGAGGGGTCATAATAAATTTGGAAGATGTGAGGAAACTTGCGGAGGAAGGAAGTGGCACCGCGGTTGAGATGGAGTTTCTGGGAGAGCCTGGAGAGGAAGTCAATGGACACGGACGGATTCCTAGGGTTTGCGAGGATGAGATCTTGAATGGCAATGACTTTGAAGAGGCTCTTGTACTTGTCCATGAGCTTCTCAAATGTAGGGTCTCGAACTCTCGAGGCAACATACTGAGCCGACGTAGTTTTTGATCGAATGGAGATTGAGAAACCAAATGAGTGCTTCTGTTTGATCAAAATTTTCATAATGTGGATTCCCATTGTTCGTCTCTATGCCTTGCAAATTCTttttggcatttcatcaaacacttgggggTGAATtagcagaagaagaaaacaatgtGCCACTTGAATGAGCATAGAGAGATTGATTGGAAATAAAGTTGATGGCAACAGCGACTTGAAGTCCTGTAAATCCATTggatttcttatatatatatatttcacagCAGAAACTCACCGAGTTTGAACTATTATATGTAGTCTAGCACAGTAGCAGAAGCTCTAGCCACGAGACAACCTCTAATCATTGCAAATAATTTATACTTTGCAATTTGAGAAGGCTAATGATGTGTCTCCTTTCTATGCCAATTTGGTTTATTAGGAAATAAGGTCTGGTGATAAAATTTTACATGTTATTCTAAGTGTGTTATTCTAAGTATATAAGATATCTTTGTATAAAGATGATATTGTAAATTGTTAAATGATTTAATATGtttgatatatatttaaataaatcatCTAACGATTTAGATTTACAATATCGTCTTCACATGAAAATatattcacaaaaataatcaccaaaatcttaaataaataagaaaatatgttCAACTTACTCATTTACAAATCAATTtgcattttcaatttctttatctttttatagTTATACTACATACATAGCATTTATCTTCTAGTAAAACttctaagtaatttttttaagggagatgctacacatccatgtaacCATGTAACCAAGTTGGCCAACACAAAAAAAACTCAATACCATTAAATGAAACGTGAAATATACGCGTCCAACACACACGAAATCGCTCTTGCCCAACGCTTCTTCTCCCTCACGCTTCATCTTCTTTTCACGCTCGTTTACGCAGGGATAGGGCtgggaaaaaaaaatctaaatattggattttaaaccaaatccaaaccaaatcatttaaaaaaatccagttttaaataaaaaaaaatccaaaccaaattggATCTCTTTTATagtttggatttttaatccaaaccATTTAAACGGTTTAAATCCATATCCAAATGCGGCACggagcgtcttcttcttcttcgccttcttcttcgcattcctcattctcctctttctcctcctttttcgcattccttcttcttcacgtgttttctccttatcatcattcttttgttgttgttgctgctgtatttttttgtcttttcctcattctctctctggtgaagaagcaatagaaggtgaggaagaagaattttaaatagtgcagaatgaaccgaacacaatactcatggtgaaccgaacacagtactcatggtgaaccgaacatagtacaattgtatagtactgagtgaacgaaacataatccattatataaaatcaaattcaaatagctGTCTATAGAATGAactgaacacagtactcatggtgaaccgaacacagtactcatggtgaaacaattgtatagtactgagtgaacgaaacataatctattatataaaatcaaattcaaataactctgcctacaatttacatattatcaattcaattcaattcagtacaTCTCCatccatttaattcaattcaaattagcaattgcattccattcaattcgattcaaaactgaataatccaaactttgtcagtttgattcgtttcagaagagTAATCTAAATCGCTCTACTGATTACCAAAAAATTATGAACCCCTAAACAatgaaccctaaacactaaaactaGAACCCTGAATACTAAACCCTGAACCTATAAACCCTgaatccctaaaaccctaaaacctaaaccctaaaccctacaccctaaaacctaaaccataaaccctaaaccttaaactctGAACCCGAACCTTGAACTCTGAGCTCTGAACCCTGAatgctaaaccttaaaccctaaaccctagaccctgAACCCAAACCCTGAATACTAAACTCTGAACCCTgaatgctaaaccctaaaccctgaaccctaccgtatcccctaaacccctaaaaccctgaaccctaaaccctaaaccctagacacctaaaccctaaatcctcaaCCATGAAcatggtgaaccgaaattaatacacggAGCAAACCAAAAGTTTGAAATACACTGAACCCCTGAACACTTAACCATGaacccataaaccttaaaccctaaaaccctaaaccctgaaactatatcgtcattcttttgttgttgttgctgctgtatttttttttcctttcctccTTCTatctctggtgaagaagcagtagaaggtgaggaagaagagttttgaatagtgctTAATGaatcgaacacagtactcatggtgaaccgaacatagtactcatggtgaaccgaacacaatacaattgtata is drawn from Arachis hypogaea cultivar Tifrunner chromosome 12, arahy.Tifrunner.gnm2.J5K5, whole genome shotgun sequence and contains these coding sequences:
- the LOC112728180 gene encoding protein ROOT PRIMORDIUM DEFECTIVE 1-like, with product MGIHIMKILIKQKHSFGFSISIRSKTTSAQYVASRVRDPTFEKLMDKYKSLFKVIAIQDLILANPRNPSVSIDFLSRLSQKLHLNRGATSFLRKFPHIFQIYYDPSKLQPFCRLTDAALDVSKQEEKAINASLPMVVDRLVRILSMSASKTVPLRAIFKVWRELGLPDNFEDSVISANPSVFKLCDAHEPNTHLLKLVEGVPRNGFRAAIEDWRVVECCKEDCNVRTELRYSFKHGYPPGMKLGKNFKAKVKEWQTLPYVGPYEVVVGEKKKSKAALMAMEKRAVSIVHEFLSLTVEKMVEVEKISQFRKWFGIDFNIRDLFLDHPGIFYLSTKGKRHTVFLREAYERGCLIEPNPVYVARRRLLDLVAMGRRGRSSINSNLQDESSSNDDDDIGEEEKQQRHGSLSS